One genomic region from Marmota flaviventris isolate mMarFla1 chromosome 6, mMarFla1.hap1, whole genome shotgun sequence encodes:
- the Notch4 gene encoding neurogenic locus notch homolog protein 4 isoform X2, which produces MQPPSLLLLLLLPPPPCFLVVMARGLLCGSFPEPCANGGTCLTLPQGQETCLCAPGFLGKTCKFPDPCQDAQLCQNGGSCQTLLPTSPGSSSSPSPLPPSFFCNCPTGFTGKRCQVRLQDPCLPSFCSKRGRCHIQASGRPQCTCMPGWTGEQCQLRDFCSANPCINGGVCLATYPQIQCRCPPGFEGHACQHDVNECFQDPGLCPKGTSCHNTLGSYQCLCPAGREGPHCELRTGPCPLAGCSNGGTCQLVPGGDTTFHFCLCPPGFTGLDCEVNPDDCIEHHCQNGGICQDGLGTYTCLCPETWTGWDCSEDVDECEVHSPPHCKNGGTCQNLPGSFHCVCVSGWGGTGCEENLDDCVAATCAPGSTCIDHVGFFSCLCPPGRTGLLCHLEDMCLSQPCHGEAQCSTNPLTGSTLCLCQPGYSGPTCHQDLDECQMAQQGPSPCEHGGSCLNTPGSFNCLCPPGYTGSRCEADHNECLSQPCHPGSTCLDLLATFHCLCPPGLEGLLCEVETNECASAPCLNQADCHDLRNGFLCVCQPGFTGTQCEEDIDECRSSPCANGGQCQDQPGAFHCKCLPGFEGPQCETEVDECLSSPCPSGASCLDLPGAFFCLCPSGFTGQLCEVPLCAPNLCQPEKKCQDQENKIHCLCPSGSLGCAPAEDNCTCHHGHCQRSSCVCDVGWTGPECEAELGACISTPCAHGGTCYPQPSGYNCTCPTGYTGPTCSEEVTACHSEPCLNGGSCSPSPGGYSCICLPSHTGPHCQTIIDHCVSAPCLNGGTCVNRTGTFSCLCAVGFQGPHCEGRIHSSCADSPCRNRATCQDGPQGPRCLCPPGYTGESCQTLMDLCAQKPCPHNAHCLQSGPSFQCLCLQGWTGPLCNIPQSSCQKAALSQDIEVSALCHNGGLCIDRGPSYFCHCPPGFQGSLCQDNMNPCESRPCQNGATCVAQPNGYLCQCAPGYNGQNCSKEIDACQSQPCHNHGTCTPILGGFNCACPPGFVGLRCEGDVDECLDKPCHPTGTAACHSLANAFYCQCLPGHTGQWCEVEIDPCQSQPCSHGGSCEVTAGPPRGFTCHCPQGFEGPTCSHRVPSCGIYHCHHGGLCLPSPKPGFPPRCACLNGFEGPDCLTPPAPQGCGPPSPCLHNGSCSETPGLGGPGFRCSCPPDSPGPRCQRPGAKGCEGRSGDGACDTGCSGPGGNWDGGDCSLGVPDPWKGCPSHSRCWLLFRDGQCHPQCDSEECLFDGYDCEPPPSCTPAYDQYCRDHFHNGHCEKGCNTAECGWDGGDCRPEDGDLEWGPSLALLVVLSPTALDQQLLALARVLSLTLRVGLWVRKDSNGRDMVFPYPGARAEEELRGIHDPSHAEEADPDMQLLGKEKDSLSAGFVVVMGVDLSHCGPDHPASRCPWDSGLLLRFLAAMAAVGALEPLLPAPLLAAHPHTGSAPTKQLPWTLLCSPVAGVLLLALGALLVLQLIRRRRREHGALWLPPGFTRRPRTQQTPRRRRPPLGEDSIGLKELKPEAEVEEDGVVMCSGPEEEEEAEEMAPPSKCQLWPLSGGCRELPQVAMLTPPQESEIDVNACGPDGVTPLMSAVCCGRVESRTFQGAWLGSPEPWELLLDGGACPQAHTVGTGETPLHLAARFSRPTAARRLLEAGANPNQPDQAGRTPLHAAVAADAREVCQLLLGSRQTAVDACTEDGTTPLMLAARLAVEDLVEELIAAQADVGARDKWGKTALHWAAAVNNARAARSLLQAGADKDAQDSREQTPLFLAAREGAMEVAQLLLGLGAARGLRDQAGLAPSDIARQRNHWDLLTLLEGAGPPEARHKATPSRETGAFPRARTASGSVPAHGGGAVPRCRTLSAGAGPRGGGACLQSRTLSVDLAARGARAYPHCRSLSGGGAGGGPPSRSRRFSAGMRGSRPNPAIVRGKSGVVAARGGRTVADDWPCDWVTLETCGPSPNIPIPPPCLTPSPERGSPQVVWGLPVEQVIPLNSEGEGQK; this is translated from the exons ATGCAGCCCCCTtccctgctgctgcttctgctgctgccGCCACCACCGTGTTTCCTAGTTGTCATGGCCAGAG GGCTGCTGTGCGGAAGTTTTCCAGAACCCTGTGCCAATGGAGGCACCTGCCTGACCCTGCCTCAGGGGCAAGAGACCTGCCT gTGTGCCCCTGGCTTCCTGGGCAAGACATGCAAGTTTCCTGACCCCTGCCAAGATGCTCAGCTCTGCCAGAATGGGGGCAGCTGCCAAACCCTGCttcccacctcaccaggctcctcTAGCTCCCCCTCTCCATTGCCCCCCAGCTTCTTCTGCAACTGCCCCACTGGCTTCACTGGTAAAAGGTGCCAGGTCCGCCTCCAAGACCCCTGTCTTCCCTCCTTCTGTTCCAAAAGGGGCCGCTGCCACATCCAGGCTTCAGGCCGCCCACAGTGCACCTGCATGCCTGGATGGACAG GTGAGCAGTGCCAGCTTCGGGACTTCTGCTCAGCCAACCCCTGCATCAATGGAGGCGTATGTCTGGCCACATACCCCCAGATCCAGTGCCGCTGCCCACCTGGCTTTGAGGGTCATGCCTGCCAACATGATGTCAATGAGTGCTTCCAGGACCCTGGACTCTGCCCTAAAGGCACCTCCTGCCATAATACCCTGGGCTCCTACCAATGTCTCTGCCCTGCAGGGCGGGAAGGTCCACACTGTGAGCTCCGAACAGGACCCTGCCCCCTGGCAGGCTGTTCAAATGGGGGCACCTGCCAGCTGGTGCCAGGGGGAGACACCACCTTTCACTTCTGCCTCTGCCCGCCAG GCTTCACAGGCCTAGACTGCGAGGTGAATCCAGATGACTGTATTGAGCACCACTGTCAGAATGGGGGCATTTGCCAGGACGGACTGGGCACCTACACCTGCCTCTGCCCAGAGACTTGGACAG GCTGGGATTGCTCTGAAGATGTGGATGAATGTGAGGTTCACAGTCCCCCTCACTGCAAAAATGGGGGTACCTGCCAGAACTTGCCTGGCAGctttcattgtgtatgtgtgagtgGCTGGGGAGGCACAGGCTGTGAAGAGAACCTGGATGACTGTGTTGCTGCTACCTGTGCTCCTGGATCCACCTGCATTGACCACGTGGGcttcttttcctgcctctgcccacctgGGCGCACAG GCCTCCTATGCCACCTGGAAGATATGTGTCTGAGCCAGCCATGCCATGGGGAAGCCCAGTGCAGCACCAACCCCCTGACGGGCTCCACACTCTGCCTGTGCCAACCTGGCTACTCAGGGCCCACCTGCCACCAAGACCTGGATGAGTGTCAGATGG CCCAGCAAGGTCCCAGTCCCTGTGAACATGGTGGTTCCTGCCTCAACACCCCTGGCTCCTTCAACTGCCTCTGTCCACCTGGCTACACAGGCTCCCGCTGTGAGGCTGATCATAATGAGTGCctgtcccagccctgccacccagGCAGCACCTGCCTGGACCTCCTTGCCACCTTCCACTGCCTCTGCCCACCAG GTTTAGAAGGGCTACTCTGTGAGGTGGAGACCAATGAGTGTGCCTCAGCTCCTTGCCTGAACCAAGCTGACTGTCACGACCTGCGCAATGGCTTCCTGTGTGTCTGCCAGCCTG GATTCACTGGCACCCAGTGTGAGGAAGACATCGATGAATGCAGAAGCTCTCCCTGTGCCAATGGTGGGCAGTGCCAGGACCAGCCTGGAGCCTTCCATTGCAAGTGTCTCCCAG GCTTTGAAGGGCCACAGTGTGAGACAGAGGTGGACGAGTGTCTGAGTAGCCCATGCCCCAGTGGAGCCAGCTGCCTTGATCTCCCAGGAGCCTTCTTTTGCCTGTGCCCCTCTGGCTTCACAG GCCAGCTCTGTGAGGTTCCTCTGTGTGCCCCCAACCTGTGCCAGCCTGAAAAAAAATGCCAGGATCAGGAAAACAAGATCCACTGCCTCTGCCCCAGTGGAAGCCTTGGCTGTGCCCCTGCTGAGGACAACTGCACCTGCCACCATGGGCATTGCCAGAG ATCTTCATGTGTGTGTGATGTGGGCTGGACAGGGCCAGAGTGTGAGGCAGAGCTGGGGGCCTGCATCTCCACACCATGTGCCCATGGGGGGACCtgctatccccagccctctggctACAACTGCACCTGCCCCACAGGCTACACag GGCCCACCTGTAGTGAGGAGGTGACAGCTTGTCACTCAGAGCCCTGTCTCAATGGTGGCTCCTGTAGTCCCAGCCCTGGAGGTTACTCCTGCATCTGCCTTCCAAGCCACACAGGGCCCCACTGCCAAACCATCATTGACCACTGCGTGTCTG CCCCGTGCCTCAATGGGGGTACCTGTGTGAACAGGACTGGCACCTTCTCCTGCCTCTGTGCTGTGGGCTTCCAGGGTCCACACTGTGAGGGAAGGATCCACTCCAGCTGTGCAGACAG CCCCTGTAGGAACAGGGCAACCTGCCAAGATGGCCCTCAGGGCCCCCGCTGCCTCTGCCCTCCTGGATACACAGGAGAAAGCTGCCAG ACTCTGATGGACTTATGTGCCCAGAAGCCCTGTCCACACAATGCCCATTGCCTCCAGAGTGGGCCCTCCTTCCAGTGCCTGTGCCTCCAGGGATGGACCGGGCCTCTCTGCAACATTCCACAGTCCTCCTGCCAGAAGGCTGCGCTGAGCCAAG ACATAGAAGTCTCTGCCCTGTGCCATAATGGAGGCCTTTGCATTGACAGAGGCCCCTCCTATTTCTGCCACTGCCCCCCTGGATTCCAAGGCAGTTTATGCCAGGATAACATGAACCCCTGTGAATCCCGGCCTTGTCAGAATGGGGCCACCTGTGTGGCCCAGCCCAATGGCTATCTCTGCCAG TGTGCCCCAGGCTACAATGGACAGAACTGTTCAAAGGAAATTGATGCTTGTCAGTCCCAACCCTGTCACAACCATGGAACCTGCACCCCCATACTTGGAGGCTTCAACTGTGCCTGCCCTCCAGGTTTTGTGGGTCTGCGCTGTGAGGGGGATGTGGATGAGTGTCTAGACAAGCCTTGTCACCCAACAGGCACCGCGGCCTGCCACTCTCTAGCCAATGCCTTCTACTGCCAGTGTCTACCTGGACATACAG GCCAGTGGTGTGAGGTGGAGATAGACCCCTGCCAGAGCCAGCCCTGCTCCCATGGAGGATCCTGTGAGGTCACCGCAGGACCACCCCGGGGTTTCACCTGCCACTGTCCCCAG GGTTTTGAAGGCCCCACCTGCAGCCACAGAGTTCCTTCCTGCGGCATCTATCACTGTCACCATGGAGGCCTGTGTCTGCCCTCCCCTAAGCCAGGATTCCCACCCCGCTGTGCCTGCCTCAATGGCTTTGAGGGTCCTGACTGCCTGACTCCACCAGCTCCTCAGGGCTGTGGCCCCCCCTCCCCATGCCTACACAATGGCAGCTGCTCAGAGACCCCTGGGTTGGGGGGCCCAGGCTTTCGATGCTCCTGCCCTCCTGACTCTCCGGGGCCCAGATGTCAGAGGCCCGGAGCAAAAGGGTGTGAAGGCAGAAGTGGAGATGGGGCCTGTGACACTGGCTGCAGTGGCCCAGGAGGAAACTGGGATGGTGGGGACTGCTCCCTGGGGGTCCCAGACCCCTGGAAAGGCTGCCCCTCCCATTCCCGGTGCTGGCTTCTCTTCCGGGATGGACAGTGCCACCCACAGTGTGACTCAGAAGAATGTCTGTTTGATGGCTACGACTGCGAGCCCCCTCCATCCTGCAC TCCAGCCTATGACCAGTACTGCCGGGACCACTTCCACAATGGGCACTGTGAGAAAGGCTGCAACACCGCAGAATGTGGCTGGGATGGGGGCGACTGCAGACCTGAAGATGGGGACTTGGAGTGGGGGCCCTCCCTGGCCCTGCTGGTGGTGCTGAGCCCAACTGCCCTGGACCAGCAGCTACTTGCTCTGGCCCGCGTGCTGTCCCTGACTCTGAGGGTGGGGCTCTGGGTGAGGAAGGATAGTAATGGCAGAGACATGGTGTTCCCCTATCCTGGGGCCCGGGCAGAAGAAGAGCTAAGAGGAATCCATGACCCCTCACATGCAGAGGAAGCAGACCCTGATATGCAGCTCCTAGGCAAGGAGAAGGACTCCCTCAGTGCTGG GTTTGTGGTGGTGATGGGTGTAGATTTGTCCCACTGTGGCCCTGACCATCCAGCATCCCGTTGTCCCTGGGACTCAGGACTCCTGCTTCGCTTCCTTGCAGCAATGGCTGCAGTGGGAGCCCTAGAGCCCCTGCTGCCTGCACCCCTGCTGGCTGCCCACCCTCACACAGGCTCTG CACCCACCAAACAGCTTCCCTGGACCTTGCTGTGCTCGCCAGTTGCTGGGGTGCTTCTCCTGGCCCTGGGGGCTCTTCTTGTCCTTCAGCTCATCCGACGTCGACGCCGAGAGCATGGGGCCCTCTGGCTGCCTCCTGGCTTCACTCGAAGGCCTAGAACTCAGCAGACTCCCCGAAGACGCAGGCCCCCACTGGGCGAGGACAGCATTGGCCTCAA GGAACTGAAGCCAGAGGCAGAAGTGGAAGAGGATGGAGTGGTGATGTGCTCAGGccctgaggaggaagaagag GCTGAAGAAATGGCCCCACCCTCCAAGTGCCAACTGTGGCCACTGAGTGGTGGCTGTAGGGAGCTCCCTCAGGTGGCCATGCTGACTCCTCCTCAGGAATCAGAGATTGATGTGAATGCCTGTGGACCAG ATGGGGTTACACCCCTGATGTCTGCAGTCTGCTGTGGGAGAGTGGAGTCCAGGACCTTTCAGGGAGCATGGTTGGGAAGTCCTGAGCCCTGGGAACTTCTGCTGGATGGAGGGGCCTGTCCCCAGGCTCACACAGTGGGCACTGGGGAGACCCCTCTGCACCTAGCTGCCCGTTTCTCCAGACCAACTGCTGCCCGCCGCCTCCTTGAGGCTGGAGCCAACCCCAACCAGCCAGACCAGGCAGGGCGTACTCCACTTCATGCTGCTGTAGCTGCTGATGCACGGGAGGTCTGCCAG CTCCTACTGGGCAGCAGACAGACTGCAGTGGACGCATGTACAGAGGACGGGACCACACCCTTGATGCTGGCGGCCAGGCTGGCGGTGGAAGACCTAGTTGAAGAACTGATTGCAGCCCAAGCAGATGTCGGAGCCAGAGATAAATGGG GAAAAACTGCACTGCACTGGGCTGCTGCTGTAAACAACGCCCGAGCCGCCCGCTCCCTTCTACAAGCTGGAGCCGATAAAGATGCCCAGGACAGCAGG GAGCAGACGCCGCTGTTCCTGGCTGCCCGGGAAGGAGCGATGGAGGTAGCCCAGCTTCTGCTGGGACTCGGGGCTGCCCGAGGGCTGCGGGACCAGGCTGGGCTAGCGCCCAGCGACATCGCACGCCAGCGTAACCACTGGGATCTGCTGACGCTACTGGAAGGGGCGGGACCACCAGAGGCACGTCACAAAGCGACGCCGAGCCGCGAGACTGGGGCCTTCCCGCGCGCGCGGACCGCGTCAGGAAGCGTGCCTGCGCATGGAGGCGGCGCCGTCCCGCGCTGCCGGACGCTGTCAGCCGGAGCGGGCCCGCGTGGAGGCGGAGCTTGCCTGCAATCTCGGACTTTGTCCGTAGACTTGGCCGCGCGCGGGGCCAGGGCCTATCCTCATTGCCGGAGCCTGtcgggaggaggagcaggagggggcCCGCCGTCCCGCAGCCGTAGATTTTCTGCAGGCATGCGTGGGTCTCGGCCCAACCCTGCAATAGTTCGGGGAAAATCAGGAGTTGTGGCCGCCCGCGGGGGCAGGACAGTAGCGGATGATTGGCCCTGTGATTGGGTAACCCTGGAGACCTGCGGCCCCTCCCCCAATATTCCGATCCCGCCTCCTTGCCTCACTCCTTCCCCAGAGCGGGGATCCCCTCAAGTTGTCTGGGGTCTCCCAGTTGAGCAAGTCATTCCCTTAAACTCCGAAGGAGAGGGTCAGAAATAG